The sequence AGATAAGGGAGGGGGAAAAAAAGGAACTGCCTAATGTCTACCCTCCCCCAACCCAACCCttccctaacctctaacctctttccccttctctctcagatGTCACCATGGTGATAGGAGAGGTGGGTGGGGCTGTGACCCTCCCCTGTATCTCTGACCTCCAGAGACTCCCAATCCACCTGTATATACAGAGACCTGACCCAGACGAGTTCATTAATGGCTACCATAAGACGAGGGACTTACCATCCCCTCACCCGGATTATGCAAACCGTACTCAAGTAGACCACACACAGGGAACGATGAAGCTGTGGAGTATACGGCTGTCAGATGAGGGGCTGTACGAATGCCACATCGGATACCCAACCAAGAACAACCAGgagaacatacagctcaatgtGACAGGTAACATTACCTCAGTTCAAACTCTCTTACCATGTTTGTGTTTAATTCATTTTTCTTGTTTTATTCTCCCACATGTGGAACATAGCTTTCTGGATGAGGGGGAAAAAGCTGGTTCTGTCAGATGTGTGCTTGTAATAGCCCAAACCATAGATACATTCACTAAAAAGAGAAGACAAAACGAAAGCTATAATTAGCTATCACTTAGACTGGCTTGTGTTGTTTTGCCCTTGTTTTGTGTTTTCAGTTAGAGGAAGTAAAACCAAGAAAATATCAAATCCTTTCCTTCTCTCGCTCCGCTCTCctccctttccatctctccccctctacagCCAACTACAGCATCCCCAATGTAACAGTGGCCTGTGACAACGGCAGATGCTTGGTGACATGTTCCTCCGACAACGGTTACCCTCGTAGGGATGTTGAGTGGAGCCTGAACCCTCCTCTTAACCAGAGCACCTGGGGAGCAGTGAACAGCAGTGAAGTGAGAGACCCGGCTTCTATGCTGTTCTCTGTCTTCAGTTCCATATCCGTCAACTGCTCCTCCGGACTCCGGCTGAACCTCAGCTGTGCTGTAGGGGGCGCCCTCTCACAGGAACACACTGTCTGTGAGGACTGAGATACTGTGTCTCTATCACTGTCATTCAATGTATAACATTGTACATTTCTGTCAAGTAAATGAATTTGAAACCttacatatattttatttatctACTATAGGCAGGCCTCCTGATATCTCTGTTGTCTCTGTGATCTCTGCTGTCTCTGTGATCGCTGCTGTTCTGCTGTGTTTCCTGGTTCTGGTATCTAACAGCAAGAAAAAGAAGGCTCACACAGCCAGAGGTACTCAAGGTAAGGATGACATTACTTGTGAtagagcagacagacagtattGTCCCTTGGAAATCGGACCGGCAGGATAAAATATAAATATCTATAAATTCACAAAACATATAGATGGGTTGGCGGACAACGTTATGCGCATCGATGTGGCATGGAAGGTGTGTGTTGCTATGATTCTGAAAGGTCCGTTAGCTAGCAaaaatgacaagaagctgccatgtggggactcgtaggtggctcgtttcagctcgtTGTATGTTATTGTTGATACCTTGTCTTGTTTTGAgatagctaaccaacaactgtaactaTGTATTGAGAGACAAGTGTTCATCGTGAAAATGTATTTCTTTTTCAAGAAACATttagagactaaatatagtttacatgttgtcaacagtctaagccaaccctgtctgttttgacGCATAGTTGCGCACACatcagttttgttgctaaacaaccaacccgtctatatcTTTCTGTTTCTCCAGGAGGGAAGGGAGCAGCAAGTTCAGATGAGTGAGTAtctgtttcactgtttcactcAAACTCACAGGATAAATACATCCCACTGGGAAAAAACCTGGATCagtcaacgttgtttccatgtcgtGTCAACCCCCCAAAAATCGATGTAATGACGTTGAGTCAACGTGGAAAACTAATtgaatttgcaaaaagtaatcaacgtaagggcattttgtctttttttcatCCAACTTTGAACCtgaatccaatgacatggtgaattgtcttgttgatttcacattgaattcacgttgatttcactttgaattcacattagttgactaCTCGACCAAATGTAAATCagaactagacgttgaactgaagtctgtgcccagtgggataagATCAAAAGCGTGACATTGGTTTAGATAACCTGTGCAACTGACCAAGTAGTAAAAATggttttgttttgtttcattcttctcctctctttcttcctctcctctctttcttcttctcctctctttcttcttctcctctctttcttcctctcctctctttcttcttctcctctctttcttcttctcctctctttcttcctctcctctctttcttcttctcctctctttcttcttctcctctctttcttcctctcctctctttcttcttctcctctctttcttcttctcctctctttcttcctctcctctctttcttcttctcctctctttcttcttctcctctctttcttcttctcctctctttcttcctctcctctccttcttcttctcctctctttcttcttctcctctctttcttcttctcctctctctcttcctctcctctctttcttcctctcctctctttcttcttctctgtttCCCAGAAATGTACAGCTGACCTGAAGGAACCCAGAAACTTGAACATTTGGAAGGCAGAATGTGGAAGGTTCTATCATTTGATATGATAATTATAAATCTGAACTCATTGGATACTGCCTTCTAATGGGACATGGTAAAGGGGTTGCTGAGGTGACCTAACCATTGCCTGGACTTGTTGCTGTTGGAAACTATGTTAGCTTTCCTCTACACGCTGGATGGTAAGCTGGAGTTCAGGGGTGTTTTCACGGTGTTGAGGAAGACTGACAATTGTATAAATATTTAAATAGTATGTTCAAGTGACTGAGTTCCACAGAAGAACCAATGAAAACTAGAAGTGCAATGACTGTCCTCAATGTGTGCACTAAACCAGGGTATGTAGGGTATGTAGTATCCAAGGCAATATATCTTGTATTTGTATTGTGTTTGTATTAGGACTAGAGACATGCACTGCACTTTAGAGAAGTGTACACTTATCAGGGATTGACTGTATTCAACTGACTGATGAATACTGGAAGTGAATACAGGAAGTGAATACAGGAAGTGAATGTGTCTGTCCGTAGTAGATCTTATTTCAGATCCAATACCAGCCTCTCCCACTAGGTCCGAGTCCACCCCACATACTCCACATTTCTTTTTTAAACGGGGCAGATGAGCATACATGCGCTGTTCTTCTATCGCACGTGAAATGATGtcaaagggggaaaaaaactgtGTTCTTTGTTTGAAGTAACgcctttgttgttgtaatatcgcaaatgGACGTGGCAGTTTTACCTCTAGAATTCCAGATTTAAGGACTTACAGGTGCTGGTTTTTCAGTGTTTGTGGGCTGAAGACGAATGCTGAACGTGTGTAACAATGTGTCTTGATTCTTTTTGGAATtattttcaaaacatttttgcaTGTAAATATATGAAATATGTTGTTCTCGTGTAAGGTAATCTTGAGGGCACataatatttgtattattttatataAGTTATGAATAAGTTATTAATGTTAAATTATGTCTTTCAACTTTTTAATAGCTATTAAAAATGGTCTACTTTGCTATAAATAAGTGGTGGAGCTGTTGACAACACCTTTtgtaggactgtggatcaattctgttaggaactcagtcgggggCTTAATTGACTGTTTAAAGTTAGAATAGTAGACTACACGAGGTTACATTTCAAAATTGAGTTTTGAATCTGCATCTTTTCCCAATAAATTGAACTTAGaacccccaaaaggctagggccggctctgactgcatgtgtgggtatggatgtgggtatgtaGACCCACGAGCCAGTGTGGTCCCTAATGATGAGTTCAGTTTTTGTTGTGGCCCCCACCCTCATCAGTTGCCCAGCCATGTTATAGTATGGTGTAATTATAACACCAAATTGCAGTATCAGTGTTAACCAGCAGATGTCAGCCTCACCACAGATTTATACTCACCCACTCTACAGACTGAAGAGCCTTATAGTAGTACTTGTGACCTGTCTTATACATGCTGAAAAAGGGTAGTCTGTAGATCCAATGTTGTTCAATGCCATTTCTTCCACCTTTGTGTCTACTGCAAACAGCTTGTCTGACTGCCTCTGACTGGAATGAAGAGATAAGGGGAAGATGTGAGAGGAAAGGAAAAGAGAAATGATACTCTCCATTCAGCAGACAGTTTCAGTGTTTATTGGGATAAGAGAATGGTGTGGTCTGGCACCACTTACCTTTTAATCAAACCTACGGACCAGAGCTAACTCGCACAGTAGGGAGAAACCACACATCtctttacctttctctctctctctcgctttctctctctctccctcccaccccccctctctcctctccctccctactaTCTCTCAATCCCTGTCtatctctaccctcctcctccatctctcacatGAATCATTGTGCCAGTCGGTCCCTCCCCTGTGTTTACATTAAACAGCAGAATCACTCCAGCCTGCTTAgacttcaggaatgtaacagtctctctctctctctctctctctctctctctctctctctctctctctctctctctctctctctctctctctctctctctctctctctctctctctctctctctctctctctctctctctctctctctctctctctctctctctctctctctctctctctctctctctctctctctctctctctctctctctctctctctctctctctctctctctctctctctctctctctctctctctctctctctctctctctctctctctctctctctctctctctctctctctctctctctctctctctctctctctctctctctctctctctctctctctctctctctctggtctaacCCAAAGAAATTAAATTGAAACAGAGTGCCTCCACTCATCCTCCTGGTAGACACACACCAGATTATTCTAGAAACACTAGTAAATTAACCAGTTTGGCCTGtttctgcagacacacacacgcgcaggaAGAGTCAGAAGGAAGCCGATATAATGATGGTGGAGCCCTTGAATAATCGCTCCATTTTACACACGTCTACAGACCACTGAGCTGGCACAACTTACTGTCTGTGTTCCTTTACAGAGAGGAAACCTCTGCTCCAGTCTACTGTGGCCAACACCAAACAACAGCCTAATGAGATTATTCCACTTCAGAATGTCAACTAAATGAGTTTAGGGCTGAGAGAGCCAAAGCACAAAGCACGTAGGACAAGAGATCGATTCAGGAGAGCAGAGCTGAAATCTGATCAGCAGCAGGCAAGGTTCTCTATTCCTCTAAAAATAGATCCATGCATTTCACAATCACAACAACACCCAGCATATGAGAGCTGGGTGAACTGAACTGACAATGTTTGAACTGAATGATTGTTTCAGCCATTTTAGGAAGGTATGTTACGGTTCCTATAGGACAACTCTGACCCTTGGAGCAAGAGATGACCTGGAAGTATTTATCACCACTTTGGCTTCTAACCTTTGACCTTTCCACTGAGAAGTGGGA comes from Salvelinus namaycush isolate Seneca chromosome 34, SaNama_1.0, whole genome shotgun sequence and encodes:
- the LOC120028926 gene encoding T-lymphocyte activation antigen CD80-like; the encoded protein is MTVDYGMCARRLLRRCVVIYLVSVTLIQSKDVTMVIGEVGGAVTLPCISDLQRLPIHLYIQRPDPDEFINGYHKTRDLPSPHPDYANRTQVDHTQGTMKLWSIRLSDEGLYECHIGYPTKNNQENIQLNVTANYSIPNVTVACDNGRCLVTCSSDNGYPRRDVEWSLNPPLNQSTWGAVNSSEVRDPASMLFSVFSSISVNCSSGLRLNLSCAVGGALSQEHTVCRPPDISVVSVISAVSVIAAVLLCFLVLVSNSKKKKAHTARGTQGGKGAASSDENVQLT